A window of the Cucurbita pepo subsp. pepo cultivar mu-cu-16 chromosome LG01, ASM280686v2, whole genome shotgun sequence genome harbors these coding sequences:
- the LOC111788670 gene encoding E3 ubiquitin-protein ligase DIS1: MSSANPYFDDVRTKPEVIDPPQDDDMMDVSESVSDPARNGGKPNVAVSSSVRELLECPVCLNAMYPPIHQCSNGHTLCSGCKPRVHNRCPTCRHELGNIRCLALEKVAASLELPCKYQTFGCVGIYPYYSKLKHESQCVYRPYNCPYAGSECTVVGDIPFLVAHLKDDHKVDMHNGSTFNHRYVKSNPQEVENATWMLTVFSCFGQYFCLHFEAFQLGMAPVYIAFLRFMGDDNEAKNYSYSLEVGGNGRKTVWQGVPRSIRDSHRKVRDSFDGLIIQRNMALFFSGGDRKELKLRVTGRIWKEQ, translated from the exons atgtCATCTGCAAATCCTTATTTTGATGACGTTCGGACCAAACCTGAGGTTATTGATCCTCCACAAGATGATGACATGATGGATGTTAGTGAAAGTGTGAGTGATCCTGCTCGAAATGGAGGAAAGCCTAACGTGGCTGTCTCGAGCAGTGTTCGTGAGCTGTTGGAGTGCCCTGTTTGCTTAAATGCTATGTACCCTCCTATTCATCAG TGTTCGAATGGTCACACATTGTGTTCGGGATGCAAGCCGAGGGTGCACAACCGGTGTCCGACCTGCAGGCATGAACTCGGGAATATCAGATGTCTTGCATTAGAGAAGGTGGCTGCATCTCTGGAACTTCCATGTAAATATCAAACTTTTGGATGTGTGGGCATATACCCTTACTACAGCAAGCTGAAACATGAATCTCAGTGTGTATATCGACCCTATAACTGTCCTTATGCGGGGTCGGAATGCACGGTTGTTGGCGATATTCCGTTTTTGGTAGCTCACCTCAAGGACGATCACAAAGTCGACATGCATAATGGAAGCACTTTCAATCACCGATACGTCAAGTCAAATCCGCAAGAGGTCGAAAATGCCACGTGGATGTTAACG GTTTTCAGCTGTTTTGGTCAATACTTTTGTTTACATTTCGAAGCTTTTCAGCTCGGGATGGCACCGGTGTACATAGCTTTCTTGCGGTTTATGGGGGACGATAATGAAGCGAAGAACTACAGTTATAGTCTAGAGGTGGGTGGAAATGGGAGGAAGACGGTGTGGCAAGGAGTGCCACGGAGTATTCGGGACAGTCATCGGAAGGTACGAGACAGCTTTGACGGGCTTATTATCCAACGTAACATGGCGCTGTTCTTCTCGGGGGGAGATCGGAAAGAATTGAAGCTGAGGGTAACTGGTAGGATTTGGAAGGAGCAGTAG
- the LOC111794810 gene encoding protein LNK2 isoform X2, with amino-acid sequence MFDWNDEELANIIWGEAADSDDHIVPYREASENYYDKKEWHQDTVCTKLMEQKSPGTNVDDTHGRKLESSPGNEEGTSASNLDNDPLADISLSKPCRIDQDSNGTEVSHELTENSKYNSPRYAAMIKDAQNFQSTEEGKGQADFVDYGWANIGSFDDLDRIFSNDDPVFGQVSLSDADEMWSSSLKDLHNSPMKLFPTVESQNLDSGVDTEKNPEYSKQNEQLSTLASGRSSDTGSLGLQTGSAILTNVGDRTGAIAKDLTDLEKMEKPSAATLHQRPDITVTVNEFSNKIGRQKKVLKSRKRSEGRSVEKMFQDFHGNWPSPTNPAAQFDNKSPQYQRSSNPLMHQPLYPIAANAYPVVPLLSQIQQGDLQPQPFMSQDISPSGANHVDKPADGFVKSLTMTPQEKIEKLRRRQQMQAMLAIKKQQQQFNNQVSATSQSISPKCPQEIQSQHIEKTDLVSEEIYTFPAQDPKSPLEQDDSSTVSTTVDRFSMEDTTLCRLQEIISKLDFKIRLCIRDSLFRLAQSAMQRHYANDTSSSNKSTRDENETTAKGEINSHCRMAGEPDAETETNSIDRTVAHLLFHRPFEFSQNYPDAPESPISAKFSSEQKAGLKSSPMEFLSCNALGKHHISMDGSRSSWTSAEMQQVKTSPCMDTSDNTSNTGLVDDAVLEYEASQ; translated from the exons ATGTTTGATTGGAACGACGAAGAG CTTGCAAATATAATATGGGGTGAGGCTGCTGATAGTGATGATCATATTGTGCCTTATCGGGAGGCTAGTGAGAATTATTATGACAAGAAAGAATGGCACCAAGACACGGTATGCACAAAACTTATGGAGCAAAAGTCACCTGGGACTAATGTTGATGATACCCATGGAAGAAAGCTGGAAAGCAGTCCTGGCAATGAAGAAGGAACCTCTGCCTCAAATCTCGACAATGATCCATTGGCTGACATATCCTTGTCCAAACCTTGCAGAATTGACCAGGACTCTAATGGTACTGAAGTATCTCATGAATTAACTGAAAATAGCAAATATAATTCACCAAGATATG CTGCGATGATCAAAGATgcccaaaattttcaaagtacTGAAGAAGGTAAAGGACAGGCTGATTTTGTTGACTATGGATGGGCTAATATTGGAAGTTTTGATGACCTAGATAGAATTTTCAG CAACGATGACCCAGTATTTGGCCAAGTAAGTCTCAGTGATGCTGATGAGATGTGGTCTTCTTCTTTGAAAGATTTGCACAACAGCCCGATGAAATTATTCCCAACTGTGGAGTCGCAGAATTTGGACTCAGGAGTGGACACTGAAAAGAATCCAGAGTACTCgaaacaaaatgaacaattATCTACTCTTGCCAGTGGGCGAAGTAGTGATACTGGATCACTTGGGTTGCAGACTGGAAGTGCAATCTTAACAAATGTAGGAGATAGAACTGGAGCTATTGCAAAGGATCTG ACAGATCtggagaaaatggaaaaaccaTCTGCAGCCACACTTCACCAAAGACCTGATATTACCGTAACTGTCAATGAGTTTTCAAATAAG ATTGGTAGGCAGAAAAAAGTGTTGAAATCTCGTAAAAGATCGGAGGGGAGAAGTGTTGAGAAGATGTTTCAAGATTTTCATGGAAACTGGCCTTCACCAACGAACCCAGCAGCTCAGTTTGATAACAAATCACCGCAATACCAACGAAGCTCCAATCCTTTGATGCACCAGCCATTATATCCGATTGCTGCAAATGCATATCCTGTTGTACCCTTGCTGTCCCAAATTCAGCAGGGAGATCTTCAGCCTCAGCCTTTTATGAGTCAAGATATTTCCCCCAGTGGCGCAAATCACGTGGACAAACCGGCCGATGGTTTTGTAAAGTCTCTTACCATGACACctcaagaaaaaattgaaaagctTAGGAGAAGACAACAAATGCAGGCAATGCTTGCCATTAAAAAACAACAGCAACAGTTCAATAATCAAGTCTCTGCTACCAGTCAATCCATTTCTCCAAAATGTCCCCAAGAAATTCAGTCTCAGCACATCGAAAAGACTGATCTTGTTTCTGAAGAAATATACACTTTTCCTGCTCAAGATCCAAAGTCACCTTTAGAGCAAGATGATTCCAGTACAGTCTCCACCACGGTTGATCGTTTTTCTATGGAAGATACAACTCTTTGCAGGCttcaagaaattatttctAAG CTGGATTTCAAAATCAGACTTTGTATTCGGGACAGCTTGTTCCGGTTGGCCCAAAGTGCAATGCAGAGACATTATGCTAACGACACAAGTAGTTCCAACAAAAGTACCagagatgaaaatgaaaccACTGCAAAAGGAGAAATCAATAGTCATTGTAG AATGGCTGGGGAGCCGGATGCTGAAACGGAGACCAACTCCATCGACAGAACTGTGGCTCATCTTCTCTTCCATAGACCCTTCGAGTTTTCACAAAACTACCCTGATGCACCCGAATCGCCAATTTCCGCGAAGTTTTCTTCCGAGCAGAAGGCAGGTTTGAAGAGCTCGCCAATGGAATTCTTGTCTTGCAATGCGTTGGGTAAACATCATATTTCCATGGATGGGTCTAGAAGTTCTTGGACGTCGGCAGAGATGCAGCAGGTAAAAACTAGTCCTTGTATGGACACATCAGATAACACGTCGAATACTGGACTGGTAGATGATGCAGTTCTGGAGTATGAAGCCTCTCAGTGA
- the LOC111794810 gene encoding protein LNK2 isoform X1, whose protein sequence is MFDWNDEELANIIWGEAADSDDHIVPYREASENYYDKKEWHQDTVCTKLMEQKSPGTNVDDTHGRKLESSPGNEEGTSASNLDNDPLADISLSKPCRIDQDSNGTEVSHELTENSKYNSPRYAAMIKDAQNFQSTEEGKGQADFVDYGWANIGSFDDLDRIFSNDDPVFGQVSLSDADEMWSSSLKDLHNSPMKLFPTVESQNLDSGVDTEKNPEYSKQNEQLSTLASGRSSDTGSLGLQTGSAILTNVGDRTGAIAKDLTDLEKMEKPSAATLHQRPDITVTVNEFSNKIGRQKKVLKSRKRSEGRSVEKMFQDFHGNWPSPTNPAAQFDNKSPQYQRSSNPLMHQPLYPIAANAYPVVPLLSQIQQGDLQPQPFMSQDISPSGANHVDKPADGFVKSLTMTPQEKIEKLRRRQQMQAMLAIKKQQQQFNNQVSATSQSISPKCPQEIQSQHIEKTDLVSEEIYTFPAQDPKSPLEQDDSSTVSTTVDRFSMEDTTLCRLQEIISKLQCPRNVLLQLDFKIRLCIRDSLFRLAQSAMQRHYANDTSSSNKSTRDENETTAKGEINSHCRMAGEPDAETETNSIDRTVAHLLFHRPFEFSQNYPDAPESPISAKFSSEQKAGLKSSPMEFLSCNALGKHHISMDGSRSSWTSAEMQQVKTSPCMDTSDNTSNTGLVDDAVLEYEASQ, encoded by the exons ATGTTTGATTGGAACGACGAAGAG CTTGCAAATATAATATGGGGTGAGGCTGCTGATAGTGATGATCATATTGTGCCTTATCGGGAGGCTAGTGAGAATTATTATGACAAGAAAGAATGGCACCAAGACACGGTATGCACAAAACTTATGGAGCAAAAGTCACCTGGGACTAATGTTGATGATACCCATGGAAGAAAGCTGGAAAGCAGTCCTGGCAATGAAGAAGGAACCTCTGCCTCAAATCTCGACAATGATCCATTGGCTGACATATCCTTGTCCAAACCTTGCAGAATTGACCAGGACTCTAATGGTACTGAAGTATCTCATGAATTAACTGAAAATAGCAAATATAATTCACCAAGATATG CTGCGATGATCAAAGATgcccaaaattttcaaagtacTGAAGAAGGTAAAGGACAGGCTGATTTTGTTGACTATGGATGGGCTAATATTGGAAGTTTTGATGACCTAGATAGAATTTTCAG CAACGATGACCCAGTATTTGGCCAAGTAAGTCTCAGTGATGCTGATGAGATGTGGTCTTCTTCTTTGAAAGATTTGCACAACAGCCCGATGAAATTATTCCCAACTGTGGAGTCGCAGAATTTGGACTCAGGAGTGGACACTGAAAAGAATCCAGAGTACTCgaaacaaaatgaacaattATCTACTCTTGCCAGTGGGCGAAGTAGTGATACTGGATCACTTGGGTTGCAGACTGGAAGTGCAATCTTAACAAATGTAGGAGATAGAACTGGAGCTATTGCAAAGGATCTG ACAGATCtggagaaaatggaaaaaccaTCTGCAGCCACACTTCACCAAAGACCTGATATTACCGTAACTGTCAATGAGTTTTCAAATAAG ATTGGTAGGCAGAAAAAAGTGTTGAAATCTCGTAAAAGATCGGAGGGGAGAAGTGTTGAGAAGATGTTTCAAGATTTTCATGGAAACTGGCCTTCACCAACGAACCCAGCAGCTCAGTTTGATAACAAATCACCGCAATACCAACGAAGCTCCAATCCTTTGATGCACCAGCCATTATATCCGATTGCTGCAAATGCATATCCTGTTGTACCCTTGCTGTCCCAAATTCAGCAGGGAGATCTTCAGCCTCAGCCTTTTATGAGTCAAGATATTTCCCCCAGTGGCGCAAATCACGTGGACAAACCGGCCGATGGTTTTGTAAAGTCTCTTACCATGACACctcaagaaaaaattgaaaagctTAGGAGAAGACAACAAATGCAGGCAATGCTTGCCATTAAAAAACAACAGCAACAGTTCAATAATCAAGTCTCTGCTACCAGTCAATCCATTTCTCCAAAATGTCCCCAAGAAATTCAGTCTCAGCACATCGAAAAGACTGATCTTGTTTCTGAAGAAATATACACTTTTCCTGCTCAAGATCCAAAGTCACCTTTAGAGCAAGATGATTCCAGTACAGTCTCCACCACGGTTGATCGTTTTTCTATGGAAGATACAACTCTTTGCAGGCttcaagaaattatttctAAG TTACAATGCCCTAGAAATGTTTTACTACAGCTGGATTTCAAAATCAGACTTTGTATTCGGGACAGCTTGTTCCGGTTGGCCCAAAGTGCAATGCAGAGACATTATGCTAACGACACAAGTAGTTCCAACAAAAGTACCagagatgaaaatgaaaccACTGCAAAAGGAGAAATCAATAGTCATTGTAG AATGGCTGGGGAGCCGGATGCTGAAACGGAGACCAACTCCATCGACAGAACTGTGGCTCATCTTCTCTTCCATAGACCCTTCGAGTTTTCACAAAACTACCCTGATGCACCCGAATCGCCAATTTCCGCGAAGTTTTCTTCCGAGCAGAAGGCAGGTTTGAAGAGCTCGCCAATGGAATTCTTGTCTTGCAATGCGTTGGGTAAACATCATATTTCCATGGATGGGTCTAGAAGTTCTTGGACGTCGGCAGAGATGCAGCAGGTAAAAACTAGTCCTTGTATGGACACATCAGATAACACGTCGAATACTGGACTGGTAGATGATGCAGTTCTGGAGTATGAAGCCTCTCAGTGA
- the LOC111794810 gene encoding protein LNK2 isoform X3, whose amino-acid sequence MFDWNDEELANIIWGEAADSDDHIVPYREASENYYDKKEWHQDTVCTKLMEQKSPGTNVDDTHGRKLESSPGNEEGTSASNLDNDPLADISLSKPCRIDQDSNAAMIKDAQNFQSTEEGKGQADFVDYGWANIGSFDDLDRIFSNDDPVFGQVSLSDADEMWSSSLKDLHNSPMKLFPTVESQNLDSGVDTEKNPEYSKQNEQLSTLASGRSSDTGSLGLQTGSAILTNVGDRTGAIAKDLTDLEKMEKPSAATLHQRPDITVTVNEFSNKIGRQKKVLKSRKRSEGRSVEKMFQDFHGNWPSPTNPAAQFDNKSPQYQRSSNPLMHQPLYPIAANAYPVVPLLSQIQQGDLQPQPFMSQDISPSGANHVDKPADGFVKSLTMTPQEKIEKLRRRQQMQAMLAIKKQQQQFNNQVSATSQSISPKCPQEIQSQHIEKTDLVSEEIYTFPAQDPKSPLEQDDSSTVSTTVDRFSMEDTTLCRLQEIISKLQCPRNVLLQLDFKIRLCIRDSLFRLAQSAMQRHYANDTSSSNKSTRDENETTAKGEINSHCRMAGEPDAETETNSIDRTVAHLLFHRPFEFSQNYPDAPESPISAKFSSEQKAGLKSSPMEFLSCNALGKHHISMDGSRSSWTSAEMQQVKTSPCMDTSDNTSNTGLVDDAVLEYEASQ is encoded by the exons ATGTTTGATTGGAACGACGAAGAG CTTGCAAATATAATATGGGGTGAGGCTGCTGATAGTGATGATCATATTGTGCCTTATCGGGAGGCTAGTGAGAATTATTATGACAAGAAAGAATGGCACCAAGACACGGTATGCACAAAACTTATGGAGCAAAAGTCACCTGGGACTAATGTTGATGATACCCATGGAAGAAAGCTGGAAAGCAGTCCTGGCAATGAAGAAGGAACCTCTGCCTCAAATCTCGACAATGATCCATTGGCTGACATATCCTTGTCCAAACCTTGCAGAATTGACCAGGACTCTAATG CTGCGATGATCAAAGATgcccaaaattttcaaagtacTGAAGAAGGTAAAGGACAGGCTGATTTTGTTGACTATGGATGGGCTAATATTGGAAGTTTTGATGACCTAGATAGAATTTTCAG CAACGATGACCCAGTATTTGGCCAAGTAAGTCTCAGTGATGCTGATGAGATGTGGTCTTCTTCTTTGAAAGATTTGCACAACAGCCCGATGAAATTATTCCCAACTGTGGAGTCGCAGAATTTGGACTCAGGAGTGGACACTGAAAAGAATCCAGAGTACTCgaaacaaaatgaacaattATCTACTCTTGCCAGTGGGCGAAGTAGTGATACTGGATCACTTGGGTTGCAGACTGGAAGTGCAATCTTAACAAATGTAGGAGATAGAACTGGAGCTATTGCAAAGGATCTG ACAGATCtggagaaaatggaaaaaccaTCTGCAGCCACACTTCACCAAAGACCTGATATTACCGTAACTGTCAATGAGTTTTCAAATAAG ATTGGTAGGCAGAAAAAAGTGTTGAAATCTCGTAAAAGATCGGAGGGGAGAAGTGTTGAGAAGATGTTTCAAGATTTTCATGGAAACTGGCCTTCACCAACGAACCCAGCAGCTCAGTTTGATAACAAATCACCGCAATACCAACGAAGCTCCAATCCTTTGATGCACCAGCCATTATATCCGATTGCTGCAAATGCATATCCTGTTGTACCCTTGCTGTCCCAAATTCAGCAGGGAGATCTTCAGCCTCAGCCTTTTATGAGTCAAGATATTTCCCCCAGTGGCGCAAATCACGTGGACAAACCGGCCGATGGTTTTGTAAAGTCTCTTACCATGACACctcaagaaaaaattgaaaagctTAGGAGAAGACAACAAATGCAGGCAATGCTTGCCATTAAAAAACAACAGCAACAGTTCAATAATCAAGTCTCTGCTACCAGTCAATCCATTTCTCCAAAATGTCCCCAAGAAATTCAGTCTCAGCACATCGAAAAGACTGATCTTGTTTCTGAAGAAATATACACTTTTCCTGCTCAAGATCCAAAGTCACCTTTAGAGCAAGATGATTCCAGTACAGTCTCCACCACGGTTGATCGTTTTTCTATGGAAGATACAACTCTTTGCAGGCttcaagaaattatttctAAG TTACAATGCCCTAGAAATGTTTTACTACAGCTGGATTTCAAAATCAGACTTTGTATTCGGGACAGCTTGTTCCGGTTGGCCCAAAGTGCAATGCAGAGACATTATGCTAACGACACAAGTAGTTCCAACAAAAGTACCagagatgaaaatgaaaccACTGCAAAAGGAGAAATCAATAGTCATTGTAG AATGGCTGGGGAGCCGGATGCTGAAACGGAGACCAACTCCATCGACAGAACTGTGGCTCATCTTCTCTTCCATAGACCCTTCGAGTTTTCACAAAACTACCCTGATGCACCCGAATCGCCAATTTCCGCGAAGTTTTCTTCCGAGCAGAAGGCAGGTTTGAAGAGCTCGCCAATGGAATTCTTGTCTTGCAATGCGTTGGGTAAACATCATATTTCCATGGATGGGTCTAGAAGTTCTTGGACGTCGGCAGAGATGCAGCAGGTAAAAACTAGTCCTTGTATGGACACATCAGATAACACGTCGAATACTGGACTGGTAGATGATGCAGTTCTGGAGTATGAAGCCTCTCAGTGA
- the LOC111778545 gene encoding annexin-like protein RJ4, with protein MATLRVPHDVPPPNVDAEAIKAAFKGWGTDEKAIVAVLGYRNAGQRRQIRIAYEQLFEEDLVKRFESELSGHIERAVYRWILDPEDRDAVLAHVALRKPIEDFAVIVELSCIYSPEEFLAVRRAYQHRYKRSLEEDVAANTHDEFRKLLVGLVSAYRYNGQEVDARLAKSEAGILEKAIKEKTFHHEDVIRILTTRSKAQLIATFNSYKDANGISISKQLGQDRAANEFTEALRTVIRCINDPVKYYEKVVRNAIKKVGKSDEDALTRVVVTRAEKDLRLIKEAYHKRNSVTLDDAVSKETSGDYKHFILALLGN; from the exons ATGGCGACCCTTCGTGTTCCTCATGATGTTCCTCCCCCAAATGTTGATGCAGAAGCCATTAAAGCTGCTTTCAAAG GGTGGGGGACTGATGAGAAGGCTATTGTTGCGGTGCTTGGCTACAGAAATGCTGGTCAAAGGAGGCAAATCAGGATTGCTTATGAACAGCTTTTTGAAGAGGATCTTGTTAAGCGCTTTGAATCTGAGCTCTCTGGCCACATTGAg AGAGCTGTGTACCGATGGATTCTAGATCCAGAGGACAGAGACGCTGTGTTGGCGCATGTCGCCTTAAGGAAGCCCATCGAAGATTTTGCAGTGATTGTTGAACTATCTTGCATTTACTCTCCTGAAGAGTTCTTGGCCGTCAGAAGGGCGTACCAGCACCGGTACAAGCGATCCTTGGAGGAAGATGTTGCCGCCAACACCCACGACGAATTCCGAAAG CTGTTGGTGGGATTAGTGAGTGCATATCGTTACAATGGTCAAGAGGTAGATGCAAGACTCGCGAAGTCGGAAGCTGGGATACTTGAGAAGGCAATTAAAGAGAAGACCTTCCATCATGAAGATGTTATAAGGATCCTAACCACAAGGAGTAAGGCACAGCTGATTGCAACTTTCAATAGCTACAAAGATGCCAATGGCATTTCTATCTCTAAG CAATTGGGTCAAGACCGAGCTGCCAATGAGTTCACCGAAGCACTTAGAACTGTTATTCGATGCATCAATGACCCTGTCAAATACTATGAGAAG GTGGTGCGAAATGCGATCAAGAAGGTCGGGAAGAGCGACGAGGATGCGTTAACTCGAGTGGTGGTGACAAGGGCAGAGAAGGACCTGAGGCTGATAAAGGAGGCTTATCACAAGAGAAACAGCGTGACCCTTGATGATGCTGTGTCCAAGGAGACCTCTGGCGACTACAAGCACTTCATCCTTGCTCTTTTGGGCAACTAA
- the LOC111778535 gene encoding annexin D4, whose translation MADSAMEVLTRALSGHGINEKAMIETLGKWDQEEKRLFRKSSSQFFSEDERCCFERWEEHGMRLLKHEFMRFKNAVVLWTTHPWERDARLVKEALSKGHHGQNLNILIEVACTRTSDELLGARKAYHSLFDLSIEEDVAAHMNGPQRKLLVALMSAYRYEGPKYKEETAKSEAKEVAHAIKEAATQKSSLIEHDDVVRILSTRSKHHLHALYKHYNEISAGRSIVEDLRGDLSLQEAVLCLVNPVKYFTQILNVALRVEADKKIKKALTRIVVTRADKDMKEIKVEFKNEYGVSLGERIESVCNGSYKDFLLTLLARSD comes from the exons ATGGCGGATTCTGCCATGGAAGTTCTCACTCGAGCTCTCTCAG GGCATGGAATAAACGAGAAGGCAATGATAGAGACATTGGGGAAATGGGATCAGGAGGAGAAGAGATTGTTCAGAAAGAGCAGCAGCCAATTTTTCAGTGAAGATGAACGCTGCTGCTTTGAGCGGTGGGAAGAACACGGCATGCGACTGCTCAAACATGAATTCATGCGCTTCAAG AATGCCGTGGTGCTATGGACGACACATCCATGGGAAAGAGACGCTCGTCTGGTAAAGGAAGCATTGAGCAAAGGGCATCATGGCCAGAACTTGAACATCCTCATAGAAGTGGCTTGTACTAGAACTTCTGATGAGCTCTTGGGCGCAAGGAAGGCTTACCATTCCTTGTTTGATCTTTCCATTGAAGAAGATGTTGCCGCCCACATGAATGGCCCTCAACGCAAG CTTTTGGTTGCATTAATGAGCGCATATAGATACGAAGGACCAAAGTACAAGGAGGAGACAGCAAAGTCGGAAGCAAAAGAAGTTGCTCATGCAATTAAGGAAGCAGCCACCCAAAAGAGCAGCCTCATAGAGCACGACGACGTTGTGCGAATACTGTCAACAAGAAGCAAACATCATCTCCATGCCCTCTACAAACACTACAACGAAATCTCAGCTGGCCGATCCATTGTTGAG gaTCTTCGTGGCGACTTGAGTCTTCAAGAGGCAGTGTTGTGCTTAGTCAATCCCGTAAAGTATTTCACTCAG ATTCTGAATGTGGCATTAAGAGTTGAGGCAGACAAGAAGATAAAAAAGGCGTTGACCCGAATCGTGGTTACAAGAGCAGATAAAGACATGAAGGAGATCAAAGTTGAGTTCAAAAATGAGTATGGAGTTTCATTGGGTGAGAGAATTGAGAGTGTGTGCAATGGCAGCTACAAAGATTTCTTGCTCACTTTGCTGGCAAGATCAGACTGA
- the LOC111778528 gene encoding annexin D3 has translation MSSFSFKSFSWRKSKSDSGNSFSPEEERFLTENMGTLRVPEIVPSPAEDCDRLKKAFDGWGTDEKALIRILGQRNAAQRKAIRETYVELYNEGLIDRINNELSGDFRKAAILWAYDPAERDARLANEALRSYKKGIHELQVLIEIACATSPHHLMAVRQAYCSLFDCSLEEDIFSTVSMPLRKLLVGMVSSFRHDKEVVDGIVADSEADLLHDAIKAKQINHSGVIWILSTRNFFQLRATFACYKQKYGKPIDQDIVKCGNSDLESLFKIAILCIDTPEKHFAKVINKAIVGLGTDEDSLTRAIVSRAEIDTMKIREEYANMFKSKLDDDVIGDTSGDYKDMLMILLGAKV, from the exons ATGAGCAGTTTCTCGTTCAAGAGCTTCTCGTGGAGGAAATCGAAGTCGGATTCCGGCAATTCCTTTTCGCCGGAGGAGGAGAGGTTTCTGACGGAAAATATGGGAACTCTGAGAGTGCCGGAGATCGTTCCTTCTCCTGCTGAGGACTGTGATAGGCTCAAGAAAGCTTTTGATG GATGGGGAACGGATGAGAAGGCATTGATAAGGATATTAGGACAAAGAAATGCGGCACAAAGGAAGGCTATTAGAGAGACATATGTCGAGCTATACAATGAGGGACTCATTGATCGCATCAATAATGAACTCTCTGGTGATTTTAGA AAAGCGGCAATTTTGTGGGCATATGATCCTGCAGAAAGGGATGCCAGATTGGCAAATGAAGCCTTGAGGTCATATAAGAAAGGCATCCATGAGCTTCAAGTATTAATCGAGATAGCCTGTGCAACATCTCCTCACCATTTAATGGCAGTAAGGCAGGCCTACTGTTCTCTCTTTGATTGCTCGCTTGAAGAAGACATTTTCTCCACCGTCTCCATGCCTCTTAGAAAG CTTCTAGTTGGTATGGTGAGTTCCTTCAGGCATGATAAAGAGGTGGTGGACGGTATTGTTGCTGATTCAGAAGCCGATTTATTACACGATGCTATCAAAGCAAAGCAAATAAACCACAGCGGTGTCATTTGGATACTCAGCACAAGAAATTTCTTTCAGCTTAGAGCAACCTTTGCATGCTATAAGCAAAAGTATGGAAAACCTATTGACCAG GACATTGTGAAATGTGGAAATAGTGATTTAGAATCTCTCTTCAAAATTGCGATTTTGTGCATTGACACTCCTGAAAAACACTTTGCAAAG GTAATCAACAAGGCCATTGTTGGGCTTGGAACAGATGAAGATTCTCTAACCAGAGCCATTGTAAGTCGAGCTGAGATAGACACAATGAAAATTAGAGAAGAGTATGCCAACATGTTCAAAAGCAAGCTCGACGACGATGTCATTGGTGACACATCTGGAGACTACAAGGACATGTTGATGATCTTGCTTGGAGCTAAAGTTTGA